The Xenorhabdus doucetiae genome has a window encoding:
- a CDS encoding non-ribosomal peptide synthetase, whose protein sequence is MVTNLQLISLEYLITISDIIEYVEGMSDSDSDYLYVAEPRKSESSNISYIVYTSGSTGKPKGVMISHNSIINQLSWLKKEGFLGVGKSIIHKTPISFDAAQWEMLSICCGSKIVVSNFSINKNVDNLIDDIIDNNISLIQCVPTLLQALVNRKRFDKCFSLSHILCGGESLTKKLALQCLNTLPNCELINVYGPAECTCNASFYNVSIDIKKEHNEGVSIGQPVDNTEFYVLDEVGVPVCNGNIGELHISGAQIARGYLNQNDLTNQRFFSFIPPCSNIPTIVYKTGDLVYQDKNGEFYFIGRKDSQVKIRGMRVELEEIKIELEALLLINTAAVINKVYIDDQYILIAYIELNKEGVTLEEKRTHQDLIYLIKSDLSKRLPDYMIPGLLIFVDIMPLTITGKIDFHMLEKLGDKHYGKENIAPRSINEKKIQDIWIKHLKNNNISIDDDFFSLGGDSLSAVDIILSINKEFGSNLPLHILFEVSTIEKLTCLISTNSNEISSRLISLQTYGELSPIFCWPGLGGYPMSLKLLAEKIGKIRPFYGIQASGLNEGEQPYNSLQKAVSIDIVEIINKQPQGPYVLWGYSFGTISAFEAAYQLEMMGEEVEELILIAPGMTKGYSFQFKLTDEVNIYENKEVVSLLFSVFSRDSNHPELSECLRTVTDEESFIKFIRKRNHGLSHDLIRKISRVVIEMSKSLQSDIDSIFYNKRISAPVKIFSAEGDQLSYFETNNDCFVNCPDIYKIESSHFELLKESGVANLLSNMRMLISWM, encoded by the coding sequence ATGGTAACCAATTTGCAATTAATTTCTCTTGAGTACTTAATAACAATTAGTGATATAATTGAGTATGTAGAAGGGATGTCAGATTCAGATTCAGATTATTTGTATGTTGCAGAACCAAGAAAATCTGAGTCTTCAAATATTTCTTATATTGTATATACATCAGGTAGTACTGGAAAACCTAAAGGAGTGATGATAAGCCATAATTCTATAATTAACCAACTATCATGGTTAAAAAAGGAAGGTTTTTTAGGTGTAGGTAAAAGTATTATACATAAAACTCCTATAAGTTTTGATGCGGCTCAATGGGAAATGCTATCTATTTGTTGTGGTAGCAAAATAGTAGTTAGTAATTTTAGTATAAATAAGAATGTTGATAATTTAATAGATGATATTATAGATAATAATATTTCTTTGATACAATGTGTACCTACTTTATTACAAGCATTAGTTAATAGAAAGAGGTTTGATAAATGTTTTTCCCTTTCTCATATTCTTTGTGGTGGGGAAAGTCTTACTAAGAAATTAGCATTGCAATGTTTGAATACATTACCTAACTGTGAGTTAATTAATGTTTATGGTCCCGCAGAGTGTACTTGTAATGCGTCATTTTATAATGTTTCTATTGATATAAAAAAAGAACATAATGAAGGTGTATCTATTGGTCAACCAGTTGATAATACTGAATTTTATGTTTTGGATGAAGTTGGTGTGCCTGTTTGTAATGGCAATATTGGAGAATTACATATATCTGGCGCTCAAATAGCACGAGGATATTTGAATCAGAACGATTTGACAAATCAACGTTTTTTTTCTTTTATTCCTCCTTGTTCAAATATTCCTACTATAGTCTATAAAACAGGGGATCTAGTTTATCAAGATAAGAATGGGGAATTTTATTTCATCGGTAGAAAAGATTCTCAAGTAAAAATTAGAGGTATGAGAGTTGAATTAGAGGAAATAAAAATAGAACTGGAAGCATTACTTCTAATTAATACTGCCGCTGTAATAAACAAAGTATATATTGATGATCAATATATACTTATTGCATATATTGAGCTTAATAAAGAGGGGGTGACATTAGAAGAGAAGCGTACCCATCAAGATCTTATTTATCTTATAAAAAGTGATTTATCTAAACGTCTTCCCGATTATATGATTCCTGGCTTATTAATTTTTGTTGATATAATGCCTTTAACGATAACGGGAAAAATTGACTTTCATATGCTTGAAAAATTAGGAGATAAACATTACGGAAAGGAAAATATTGCTCCAAGATCTATAAATGAAAAGAAGATTCAAGATATATGGATTAAACACCTTAAAAATAATAATATTTCTATTGATGATGATTTCTTTTCTCTGGGAGGAGATTCATTAAGTGCAGTTGATATTATTCTTTCTATAAATAAAGAGTTTGGTTCTAATTTGCCTCTTCATATTTTATTTGAAGTATCTACAATTGAAAAATTGACTTGTTTGATTAGTACTAATTCTAACGAAATTTCTTCTAGACTCATTTCTCTACAAACATATGGAGAATTATCCCCAATTTTTTGCTGGCCAGGTTTAGGTGGATATCCGATGAGTTTGAAATTACTTGCTGAAAAAATTGGTAAAATTCGACCATTTTATGGAATACAGGCGTCTGGTCTTAATGAAGGTGAGCAGCCATATAATTCTCTTCAGAAAGCTGTTTCTATTGATATTGTCGAAATAATAAATAAGCAACCCCAAGGTCCTTATGTACTTTGGGGATATTCATTTGGAACAATTTCAGCTTTTGAGGCAGCTTATCAGCTTGAAATGATGGGAGAAGAGGTTGAGGAACTTATATTGATTGCTCCTGGTATGACAAAAGGATATTCTTTTCAATTTAAATTAACTGATGAAGTTAATATTTATGAAAATAAGGAGGTGGTTTCCCTATTATTTTCTGTTTTTTCTAGAGATTCAAATCATCCAGAGCTCTCAGAATGTTTGAGAACAGTAACAGATGAAGAGAGTTTTATTAAATTCATTAGAAAGAGAAATCATGGTCTAAGTCATGATTTAATTAGAAAAATCTCAAGAGTTGTTATCGAAATGTCTAAAAGTCTACAGTCAGATATAGATAGTATTTTTTATAATAAACGGATTTCTGCTCCTGTGAAAATATTTAGTGCTGAAGGTGACCAACTATCTTATTTTGAGACTAATAATGATTGTTTTGTTAATTGTCCAGATATTTATAAAATAGAATCCTCTCATTTTGAATTATTAAAAGAATCTGGAGTTGCAAATCTATTATCAAATATGCGTATGCTAATTTCTTGGATGTAA
- a CDS encoding helix-turn-helix domain-containing protein, with protein MKSKIILSEPERITLQQLALNHPHRDIRTRGTGLLMLARGSKPSQITAEIGCSLRVIYNWVHMWHNSGIAGLLGGHAGGRYLAMTPEMIATAVEAACAESLTLARIAQCVEAKHGPLPCTLETLANTLKKQGLTYKRTRLSLKKSATKRSLLTNPPC; from the coding sequence TACTTTCTGAGCCTGAACGAATAACATTGCAACAACTCGCTTTGAATCATCCCCACCGGGATATCCGTACGCGAGGAACGGGTTTGCTCATGCTTGCCAGAGGGAGCAAGCCGTCCCAGATCACCGCTGAAATAGGATGCAGTCTCCGGGTTATCTATAATTGGGTTCACATGTGGCACAATTCAGGGATAGCGGGATTATTAGGCGGTCATGCTGGAGGCCGGTATCTCGCTATGACGCCTGAAATGATTGCCACTGCGGTCGAAGCTGCCTGTGCAGAGTCCCTAACTCTCGCACGGATAGCCCAGTGCGTTGAGGCAAAGCATGGGCCCCTGCCTTGTACGCTTGAAACGCTGGCAAATACCCTGAAAAAGCAGGGGCTCACCTATAAACGCACCCGTCTATCGCTTAAAAAAAGCGCAACGAAACGGAGTTTGCTAACAAATCCGCCTTGCTGA